A genomic stretch from Halobellus sp. LT62 includes:
- a CDS encoding amino acid ABC transporter ATP-binding protein, with protein sequence MIRLSNVTHAYDEETIVEDLSLSIERGEVVAIIGPSGVGKTTLLRVLALFTRPTDGTVELDGQSVWDVDEEERLALRRRIGMVFQDASLFDATVTRNVEYGLRVRQSWSERLEDAMHSLVASNGTPEAVERSLDVVGLSEKTDQPARSLSGGEAQRVSFARALAYDPAYLLLDEPTSDLDPRNTGAIEEAILEARDRDIGVVVATHDMHQAERIADRVAVLLGDGFTEIGPADTVFEDPADERTRKFVSGELVY encoded by the coding sequence ATGATCCGACTCTCGAACGTCACACACGCCTACGACGAGGAGACCATCGTCGAGGACCTCTCGCTGTCGATCGAACGGGGTGAGGTCGTCGCCATCATCGGTCCCTCGGGCGTCGGCAAGACGACGTTACTCCGGGTTCTGGCGCTGTTCACTCGACCGACCGACGGGACCGTCGAACTGGACGGCCAGTCGGTGTGGGACGTCGACGAAGAGGAGCGTCTCGCGCTCCGACGCCGCATCGGGATGGTCTTTCAGGACGCGAGCCTGTTCGACGCCACGGTGACCCGGAACGTCGAGTACGGACTCCGGGTGCGACAGTCGTGGAGCGAGCGGCTCGAAGACGCGATGCACTCGCTCGTCGCATCGAACGGGACGCCGGAAGCCGTCGAGCGGTCGCTCGACGTCGTCGGCCTGAGCGAGAAGACCGATCAGCCGGCCCGGTCGCTCTCGGGCGGTGAAGCTCAGCGGGTCTCCTTCGCGCGGGCGCTCGCGTACGACCCGGCGTATCTCCTGCTCGACGAGCCCACGTCGGACTTGGACCCGCGGAACACCGGCGCGATCGAGGAGGCGATTCTGGAGGCGCGCGACCGCGACATCGGCGTCGTCGTCGCGACCCACGACATGCATCAGGCCGAGCGCATCGCCGACCGGGTCGCGGTGCTGCTCGGCGACGGCTTCACCGAGATCGGTCCCGCCGACACCGTGTTCGAAGATCCCGCCGACGAACGCACCCGGAAGTTCGTCTCCGGGGAACTCGTTTACTGA
- a CDS encoding ABC transporter permease codes for MPPEVVVQLLPAIAELPFREGYVRSIIYVSLYVSGTAVVLSTLFSIPVAIVMGFTDFRGKQFVKSVINTGMGLPSVVVGLLVLFVVSNQGPLGPLELIFTTEAMIISQFVLATPPITAISLAAITGVSENVRDAARALGGTRLDVALVVIKEARYGIATAILAGFGRAISEVGSVLIVGGNITSASGISKTRTLTTAIQLEARQGQYDTAMILGVVLLVLVLSINAVVVRFGDEGSMNR; via the coding sequence GTGCCGCCCGAAGTGGTCGTCCAACTGCTGCCGGCAATCGCCGAACTTCCATTCCGGGAGGGGTACGTCCGGAGTATCATCTACGTCTCGCTGTACGTCAGCGGGACCGCGGTGGTGCTGAGCACGCTGTTCAGCATCCCCGTCGCGATCGTGATGGGATTCACCGACTTCCGGGGCAAGCAGTTCGTGAAGTCGGTCATCAACACCGGAATGGGGTTGCCGAGCGTCGTCGTCGGGCTGCTCGTCCTCTTCGTCGTGTCCAATCAGGGACCGCTCGGGCCGCTGGAACTCATCTTCACGACCGAGGCGATGATCATCTCGCAGTTCGTGCTCGCGACGCCACCGATCACCGCGATCAGCCTCGCGGCCATCACCGGTGTCAGCGAGAACGTCCGCGACGCCGCCCGCGCGCTCGGTGGCACCCGGCTCGACGTCGCGTTGGTCGTGATCAAGGAGGCTCGCTACGGGATCGCGACGGCCATCCTCGCGGGGTTCGGTCGCGCGATCAGCGAGGTCGGTTCCGTCCTCATCGTCGGCGGCAACATCACGAGTGCGAGCGGAATCTCGAAGACCCGGACGCTGACGACCGCGATTCAACTGGAGGCCAGACAGGGACAGTACGACACGGCGATGATCCTCGGCGTGGTGCTCTTGGTGCTCGTGCTTTCGATCAACGCCGTCGTCGTCCGATTCGGTGACGAGGGGTCGATGAACCGATGA
- a CDS encoding substrate-binding domain-containing protein codes for MTKQRSQSNEQNTSDSTDATSRRAFLGATAAAGITAIAGCSGLSVSGQSEEEQVGVSGETLTLTTTTSTYDTGLLTEIHTDFEEMYGVVVDAVAQGTGAALESARNGDSDVVMVHARGLEDEFMQNGYGINRRDLMFNDFVIVGPEDDPAGIEGTGSATDALTAIAEAEATFVSRGDNSGTHTKERNLWEAAGTEPGGDWYQETGAAMGEALNVANQQGAYTLSDRGTFISQRSEIDLVILVQGPIEDGPEILSNPYGIMAVNPGVHENANYDLAMAYIGWITSPEAQDAISNYETNGEQLFFPEAVSEDPDFRQYVPEGWSSDSESE; via the coding sequence ATGACGAAACAACGGTCGCAGTCGAACGAGCAGAACACGTCCGACTCTACCGACGCAACGTCGCGGAGGGCGTTTCTCGGAGCCACCGCTGCGGCGGGGATCACGGCAATCGCCGGCTGTTCGGGGCTTTCCGTTAGCGGACAAAGCGAGGAGGAACAGGTCGGTGTCAGCGGTGAGACGCTCACGCTGACGACGACGACGAGTACCTACGACACCGGGCTCTTAACCGAGATCCACACCGACTTCGAGGAGATGTACGGTGTGGTGGTCGACGCGGTCGCGCAGGGAACCGGTGCGGCCTTGGAATCCGCGCGCAACGGGGACTCGGACGTCGTGATGGTCCACGCCCGCGGTCTCGAAGACGAGTTTATGCAGAACGGGTACGGGATCAATCGACGCGATCTGATGTTCAACGACTTCGTGATCGTCGGGCCCGAGGACGACCCGGCGGGGATCGAAGGGACGGGATCGGCGACCGATGCGCTCACCGCCATCGCGGAGGCCGAAGCGACGTTCGTCTCCCGAGGCGACAACTCCGGGACCCACACGAAGGAACGCAATCTCTGGGAGGCCGCGGGAACGGAGCCCGGCGGCGACTGGTACCAAGAGACCGGGGCCGCAATGGGCGAGGCGCTGAACGTCGCCAATCAGCAGGGCGCGTACACCCTCTCGGACCGCGGGACCTTCATCTCACAACGGTCGGAGATCGATCTCGTCATCCTCGTGCAGGGCCCGATCGAGGACGGCCCGGAGATCCTCTCGAACCCCTACGGCATTATGGCCGTCAACCCGGGCGTCCACGAGAACGCCAACTACGATCTCGCGATGGCGTACATCGGGTGGATCACCAGTCCGGAGGCCCAAGATGCCATCTCGAACTACGAGACGAACGGGGAGCAGCTGTTCTTCCCCGAGGCGGTCTCCGAGGACCCCGACTTCCGACAATACGTTCCGGAAGGTTGGAGTAGCGACTCCGAAAGCGAGTAA
- a CDS encoding TOBE domain-containing protein, translating to MDTRPAFDAYISSDGVTLDDRDVVLLRAIDREGSLNTAAESLGRSYAHAQRRIVELEDAFGSLVERQRGGSGGGGSTLTQTARELLAAFERTRASFEGVAEIAETVLTGTIAERDGELVTVETRAGPIRALVPEGNGRAQLSLRADAVTLTDPADTPVPEHTSARNRFTGTIVGVESGERIVRVAVDVGIEEPILALVTEDSRETLGLEAGSDVVVSFKATATRGVAVEVTES from the coding sequence ATGGACACGCGCCCCGCGTTCGACGCGTACATCAGCAGTGACGGCGTGACGCTCGACGATCGTGACGTCGTGCTCTTGCGTGCGATCGACCGGGAGGGATCGCTCAACACCGCAGCGGAGTCGCTCGGGCGGTCGTATGCGCACGCTCAGCGGCGCATCGTCGAACTCGAAGACGCCTTCGGCTCGCTCGTCGAACGACAGCGCGGGGGCTCCGGCGGCGGCGGCAGCACGCTGACCCAGACGGCGAGAGAGCTACTGGCCGCGTTCGAGCGAACGCGAGCGTCCTTCGAGGGCGTCGCCGAAATAGCCGAGACGGTGCTCACCGGAACGATCGCCGAACGCGACGGCGAACTCGTGACCGTCGAGACGCGGGCGGGGCCGATTCGGGCGCTCGTCCCCGAGGGGAACGGACGGGCCCAACTGTCGCTTCGAGCGGACGCGGTGACGCTCACCGATCCGGCGGACACGCCGGTCCCCGAGCACACCAGCGCGCGCAATCGATTTACCGGGACGATCGTCGGCGTGGAGTCGGGCGAACGGATCGTCCGCGTCGCGGTCGACGTGGGCATCGAAGAACCGATACTGGCGCTCGTGACCGAGGACAGTCGGGAAACGCTCGGGCTCGAAGCCGGCAGCGACGTGGTCGTCTCGTTCAAAGCCACGGCCACGCGCGGCGTCGCTGTGGAAGTGACTGAGTCGTGA